The segment TCGCAGAATCGCTCCGCCTGCGCCTCTGGGATCGTCTGGATGCTGCATCGCTGGCGGCCCTCGCCTGCTGCCTCGTCTTCGAGCCACGCCGCGAGGACGGCCGTGAGAACGCCCTCCCGAGGGGTGCGTTCCGTCCGGTCTTCGCCGAGACGCTCACGCTCTGGCAGCGTCTGGACGACCTCGAGCGCGAGCATCACCTGCCGGGGTCGGAACCGCCCGCGGGTGGACTGGCGCTGGCCATGCACACCTGGGCGCGCGGCGGGATGCTCGACCGCGTGCTGGAGGAGGCCGACATGGCCGCGGGCGACTTCGTGCGCTGGGCGAAGCAGACCATCGACCTGCTGGACCAGCTCTCGATCGTCGCCGACACCGATGTGGGACGGACCGCGCGCGCGGCGCTGGATGCGGTCCGGCGCGGCATCGTCGCGCATTCGTCCGTATGAGCGCACTGTCCGCCGCGCGCGGAATGCCACGTCCGCTCCTCCCGCTCTGGGCGGCGGCGCTCACCGCCGCGGTGGCCGGACCGACCCTCGATCTGGCTTTCCCCGACGTGGGGTGGTGGCCGTTCGCGTTCGTCGGAGTGGCCTTCGCCCTGGTGTCGCTCATCGGCCGGAGCATCGGCGGTGCAGTCCTGGTCGGCTTCGTCTTCGGCGCCTCGTTCCACCTCATCCACATCCTCTGGATCACCCGTTACCTCGGGCCGATCCCCTGGCTGGCGCTTTCGGGCCTGCAGGCGATCCTCATGGGACTCGGCGCTGTCCCGATCGCGCTCGCCTACCGGTGGCTGCCGCGGGCCATGCCCGCGCGCGCGGCACAGCTGACCGCTCTGCCGCTCCTCGTCGGCGGACTGTGGACCGCCCGCGAGCTGTTCATGGGGTCGTGGCCCTACACCGGGTTCCCGTGGGCCAGGATCGGGATGAGCCAGTCCGAGAGCCCGCTGGCGGACATCGCCTCCTGGACGGGCGTCGCGGGGCTGACCTTCCTCATGGTGGTCGCCACCGCCGCGATCATCGAGTGGCTGCGTGCCGGTCGCCTGCGTGATCTGCGCACCGCACTTCCCACGGTCGCAGCCGTGGTGCTCCTCGTGGCGGTCCCTGCGTTCCCGACCACCCCGTCGGGTGACCTGCGTGTCGGCGCGGTGCAGGGCAACGGTCCCTCGGCGTACTTCGATGAACGCGCCCAGTACGCGATCCTGAACGCCCAGCTCGAAGCCACCGCGCCGCTCGCGGGGGAGGATCTCGATCTGCTCGTGTGGCCGGAGGGCGGGATCGACTACGACCCGCTGCAGGACGGCACGACCGCGGCGACCCTCGACGCCCTCGCCGAGCAGTTCGGCGCACCGCTGCTGATCAACGCCGCCACCGACCGTGGCGAGCTGACGTTCAACACCTCGATGCTCTGGGAGGCGGGCGCGGACAATCCCGTGGCGTTCCATGACAAGCGCAACCCGGTCCCGATGGGGGAGTACGTCCCGGACCGGTGGTTCTTCGAACGGATCGTGCCCGACCTCGTGGGTCTCATCCAGCGCGAGTACACGCCGGGTGACAACCCGCCTTTCGTCGACGTCGACGGCGTGGGAGTGGGGCTGGCGATCTGCTTCGACGTCATCTACGACGCCGTCATGTGGGAGGGTGCGCGCGAGGGCGCAGAGCTGTACGTCTTCCAGACGAACAATGCCGACTTCCGCGATACCGACGAGAACCTGCAGCAGCTCGCGTTCGCGCGGATGCGGGCGATCGAGACCGGCCGCTCCGTGGTGAACCTCTCCACGGTCGGGACGAGCCAGGTGATCGCTCCCGACGGCACGACCCTTGACAGTCTGCCGGCGGGAACCGCGGGGCAGATGCTCGCCGACGTGCCGCTGCGTACCGGTCTCACGCCTGCCGTGCTCATCGGCCCCGCGGTGCAGGTGCTCCTCGGCTGGGGGAGTCTCCTGGCCGTCGCCGTGATCGGCATCGCGCTGCGAGTTCGCGGGCGCACGAAGACGCCGGCCTCCGAAGAGACCGGCGTCGACAGGGACGTCAGAGCCTGATCAGGCGCTGAGCTTGCCCTTCGAGGTGTCGTCGGCTGCACCGCGGCGAGCACGGACGAAGGCGAGACGCTCCTCCAGCAGCTCTTCGAGCTCGGGGATCGTTCGCCTCTCCAGAAGCATGTCCCAGTGGGTGCGGGGCGCCTTCTCGTCGCTGTGATCGACCGTCGCCGTGCCCTCGCCGATGCGCAGGAGAGCCTCGGAGCCGCAGGTGCGGCATTCCCAGGCCTGGGGCACCTCGGCGTCGGCCGCGAATGTCAGTGTGGTGTCACGTCCGCAGGACGTGCAGGAATAGATGTGCTGTACGCGTTCATGGAACACGACGCCCTCTTCGCTCTGTAGGCTCTGGGCGCCGAGTCGGATGCCGCGAAGACTGCGGTCTGCCATTGTGTGGTCCTTCCGTCGCTGATCAGGTATAACGCCCCCGCCTGGGCGGATCATCCGAAGCACGGGTGCGGGAGCGGCTTTCACAGCCGATGCTCAGGCCCTCGCGCCTTCGGATCAGGACGCGTGGCGGGCCGCGAGAGGGAGCGCGACGTCGGCGCGATCCGTGACGAGTCCATCCACGCCGGCAAGGAGGAGCCGCTCCATGTCGGAGGGATCGTTCACCGTCCAGACGTGGACCTCGACGCCGTGCCGATGGGCGTTCTCGATGAGGCGCGGAGTGACGATCGGTACGCGACCGCGTCGCTCGGGCACCTGAAGGGCATCGACGTCGGAGAGGAGTCGCGAGACGGCCCGGCGGACCCGAAACCCTGACGCGAGCAGGAGACGGGTGATGGTCTGTGTGCCGGCCGAGGTCGCCGGTCGGATCGGGGCGCCGGCATCCGCGGCCGCTGCAAGGGCGGCGCGGCGACGTTCGTCCGAGAAGCTCGTCAGAAGCACACGATCGGCGTACGGTGCGACGGCGCGACCGACCGCTTCCGCGGCTGCGGGCGCCTTGACGTCGAGGTTGAATCGCACCGTGGGGAACGACTCCAGGGCCTGATCGAGGGTGAGCAGACCCCCCAGCCCGGCCATGAGCTCTGACAGCTCAGCAAGCGTCACGGCGGCGATCGCGCGTGGATCACCCGCAATGCGCTGCAGATCGTCGTCGTGGAAGAGCACCACTTCGCCGTCGAGCGTCACGTGACAATCGGACTCGACATAGGTTGCTCCCGCGGCGTGCGCGGCCGCGACGGCGGCGAAGGAATTCTCGACGAGATCCGTGGATCCCTCGGGCACGAGTCCGCGGTGGGCGAGCACGCGAGGCGCATCCGACGCCTGGAACCACGGATGCTGCGGGTCAGGCAGGGTCGCCCTCGCCCTCGGTCGGGGTCGGGCTCGGGGCCGGGCGCGGGGCGGTGCCGTCGCCACGGACCGCACCCGGTGTGGTGGACCGGGCCTCGTTGGCGATGGCATCCGCGTCCGATGCCGCCTCGCGCGCAGCCGCCACGGCGGCATCCGACGCGGCCGAGTACTCGGCACGGCGTGCCGCCGTCGCGGGGCGCCGCGCACTGCCGGGCGTCGTCGTCGGTCCGCCTTCGTCGCGCCCGCCGAGCGCGTTGCCGATGCCCTTGAGCGCCTCGGTCAGTTCGCTCGGGATGATCCAGAGCTTGTTCGACGGGCTCTCGCTGATCTTGGGCAGGGTCTGCAGGTACTGGTAGGCCAGCAGCTTGTCGTCCGGCTCACCCGCGTGGATGGCGCCGAAGACCATCTCAATGGCTTCCGCCTCGCCCTGCGCGCGCAGCACCGCCGCCTGCTTGTCTCCCTCGGCGCGGAGGATCTCGGCCTGGCGCCGACCCTCGGCCTCGAGGATCTGAGACTGCTTCGTGCCCTCCGCGGTCAGGATCGCGGCGCGCCGGTCGCGCTCGGCGCGCATCTGCTTCTCCATCGAGTCCTGGATCGAGGTCGGCGGGTCGATGGCCTTCAGCTCGACGCGCGACACCCGCAGGCCCCACTTGCCGGTGGCCTCGTCGAGCACCACGCGGAGCTGGCCGTTGATGTTGTCACGGCTCGTGAGCGCCTCTTCGAGGTTGAGCCCACCGACCACGTTGCGAAGCGTCGTGGTCGTCAACTGCTCCACCGCGCTGAGGTAGTTGGCGATCTCGTAGGTCGCCGCGCGGGCGTCGTTCACCTGGAAGTACACGACGGTGTCGATCGACACCACCAGGTTGTCCTCGGTGATGACCGGCTGCGGCGGAAAGGACACCACCTGTTCGCGCATGTCGACCAGCGGGCGGAGCCGATCGACGAACGGGACGAGGATGTTCAGCCCGGGCGAAAGCGTCCGCTGATATCGCCCGAGTCGCTCGACGATCCCGGCGTAAGCCTGCGGGATGATCCGGATCGAACGGAACAGCACCACCACCACGAAGATCGCCAGGACGACGAGCAGGACGATGACGAAGATCTGGCCGATGAAGGCGCCGGGGTCGATCACGGGGTGCTTCCTTCCGTTGAGGCGGGAGTGGCGGGCGCGGCGGGGCTGACCTCGACGGTGGCACCCAGAACGCGGTCGACGGTGACGCGCACGCCGACACCGGCGTTCACGGCACCGGCGGCCAGGCGAGCAGTCCAGGTCTCACCGTTGTCCAGGCGCACGGAGCCCCCCTCGCCGTCGACGAATGCGGCGACGACCCGTCCGCCCATGCCGTAGAGGGCATCGACGTTGGTCCTCGCCGGTTCGCCGCGATGGAGGAGCTTCAGCAGCAACGGCCGGATGGTGAACAGCAGAAGGGCCGAGATCGCTGCGGCCGCGGCGATCTGCAGCCACCACGGGCCACCGAGAAGGTTCACGCCGAGGCCGCCGATGAGGCTCCCGGCGCCGATCATGAGGAAGGTGAACTCGAGCGTGAGCAGCTCGATGATGATGAAGACCCCCGCGAGCACCAACCACACGATCCAGAGGTATTGCGTGAGATCCGGCAGCATCGCGGCTCCTCCTCGGCCTTGACCGCCACCCTAACACCGCAGTCGGAGGGGTCGGCGTTGATAGGGTTCAGGGGGCCGGACGGCCTTGCCGCGGCATCCGCGGTGCGTCATCACAGGAGTCGCCACATATGTCTCAGACCCTTGCTCCCGGATCGCTGGCAGGCAAGACCGCCCTCGTGACGGGATCCTCCCGTGGCATCGGGGCCGACACCGCCCGCTATCTCGCCGAAGCCGGAGCCGATGTCGTGATCAATTACCGCAACAAGGCGCCGCGGGCCGAGAAGCTCGCCGCGCAGCTGCGCGACCTCGGTGTGCGGGTGCTCGTGGTCGGAGCCGATCTCACCGACCCTGCCTCCGTGCAGGCGATGTTCGCCGAGGTCGAGCGCGAGTTCGGCCGGCTGGATGTCCTGGTGCTCAATGCCTCGGGCGGCATGGAGGCCGGCATGGCGGAAGACTATGCGCTCCGCCTCAACCGCGATGCCCAGGTGTCGGTCCTGGAGACCGCGATGCCCCTCCTCGGTGCGGGCGCCCGTGTCGTCTTCGTCACCAGCCATCAGGCGCACTTCATCCGCACGACGCCGACCATGCCCGAGTACGAGCCGGTCGCGCTGTCCAAGCGCGCGGGCGAGGACGCCCTGCGGGAGCGCATCCCGCTGCTCACGGAGCGCGGCGTGGAGTTCGTCGTCGTGTCCGGCGACATGATCGAGGGCACCATCACGGCCACGCTCCTCGAGCGGGCGAACCCCGGGGCGATCGCCTCGCGACGCGAGTCAGCGGGACGGCTCTACAACGTCTCGGAGTTCGCTGCAGAGGTGGCCCGGGCTGCCGTCGATCCGATCCCCGACGACAACACCCGGCTCGTCGGCGACACCGGGTCGTTCGCGGGGGAGTGAGTCGTGGGCCCCACCGACATCCAGAAGCTTCTCGGGGTCGGGCGGCCCGCGCTCTCGTCCCGCGGCGAGTTCGCGGTCTTCTCCGTCAGTCGCCCCGACCTTCCCGCCAACAGGATGGTGGGCCAGCTGTGGCGGATCGATCTGCCGGACGGTGCTCCTCGCCGGCTCACCCGCGGAGTCCTCGACACCGCCCCGGCGCTTTCGCCCGACGACACGCGTGTGGCGTTCCTGCGGCCCGATGCCCGCGGTCGCTCACAGGTGTTCGTGATCGCCGCACCCGGTGGTGAGCCGGTACAGGCCACCGACGCCCCGCTCGGGGTCGGCGAGGTCGTCTGGACGCAGGACGGGCGCTCGTTGGTCTATACCGCCCGGATGCCCGAGGTGGGGCGATACGGCACGGTGGAAGGACTGGGTGCCACGGCCGAAGCTCCCCGCCGGATCACCGGAGTCCGCTGGAACGCCAACGGTCTCGGCTACCTCGCCGACCGGCCCGCGCAGATCTTCGTGATCGCGGCGCCCGAGGTCGACAGCGAGCCGTTCTACGAGCCCGCACCCGCCGTGCGCGACGATGACGAGGCACCGCGCCGGACCGTGATCGGCGCGACCCCGCGTGCGCTCACGGAGGGTCAGCTCAGCTGGTCGACCCTCGCGGTGGCAGGCGAGGAGGTGCTGGCCGTTCCCGATCTGATCGAAGCCGACCGTCGGGACCTGCGCACCCCGATCGTTGCGCATCACCTCGACGGCTCCGGCCGCCGCGAGGCTCTCGGAACCGGTGCGAACCTGTCGGTGACGGGCCTCGCCGTCGCGGACGACGGCGCCGTGGCCGCCCTGGCCTCCGACGTGGGGACCTCGGGGACGGACTTCGTGGCCCCCGGCACGGCGCTGTACGTGATCGGCGAGGGGGAGGCCCGCGTCCTCACGGATCCCGAGACGATCGATCTCGGCGAGGTCGGAAGCCACGTCACCCCCATCGGCGACGACTTCCTCGTGCAGGATCGGCGCCGGGGACGCGTCCGGCTCCTTCGGGTCGCGCGCGACGGGTCGGCCGCCACGGTCATCGGCGGCGACCGCGAGGTGCTCGGTCACGCGGCATCCGGTTCGACCGTGGTCGCCGCGGTCGCCACGCCGGACTCGTTCGGCGAGATGGTCCTGGCCGGAGCCGGCGAACCTCGGATGCTGACCGCGTTCGGCGCGGCCGCTGCCGCGACGGGAATAGTGGAACCGCGCGAGCTCACCGTCCGCGGACGGGACGGCTACCCGGTGCACGGCTGGGTCGCCCGGCCCGCCGGGGACGGGCCGTTCCCCGTCATCCTGCAGATCCACGGCGGGCCGTACGCCAGCTACGGCATCCATCTCTTCGACGAGACCCAGGTCCTCGTCGACGCGGGCTACGCGGTGGTCTACTGCAACCCGCGGGGATCGGCCGGGTACGGCCGCGCGCACGGGCGCGCCATCCGGCAGGCGATGGGCACGCTCGACCATCACGACGTCATCGACTTCCTCGACGGCGCGCTGGAGTCCGACACCACCCTCGATCCGCGTCGGCTGGGCATCATGGGTGGCTCGTACGGCGGTTACCTCACCGCGTGGATCATCGCGCACGACCACAGATTCCGCGGAGCGATCGTCGAGCGCGGGTTCCTCGAGCCGACGTCATTCCAGGGGACGAGCGACATCGGCTCGTTCTTCGGCGACGAATACGTCGGGGTCGACCCCGAGCGCATCGCCGCGCAGAGTCCGATGGCGGTCGTCGGGCAGGTGCGCACGCCCACCCTCGTGATGCACGCCGAGGCCGACCACCGATGCCCGCTGGAGCAGGCGACGCGCTACTACTCGGCGCTCACCCGGGCGGGGGTCCCGAGTGAGATGCTGATCTTCCCCGGCGAGAACCACGAACTCACTCGGAGCGGCCAGCCCCGGCATCGCGTCGAACGCTTCGTCGCGGTGACGCAGTGGTGGGCGCGCCACCTGCCGATCGACTGAACGGGCCGGACCTCCGACGCGTCCGGCTCAGGCGCGGCCGAAGCGGAGGGCGCGGACGATCTGGATGATCCCGAGGATCACCAGGGAGATGCCGAAGAACAGCCAGACGATGAGGGCGCCCCAGATGGGCGCGAACATCACCACGACACCGGCGACGATGCTGATGATCGCGAAGAAGATGGTCCATCCCTTCGACGACGTGTCCGACAGGGTGGACAGCGACACGATCCCCTCGACCACCCAGGTGATGCCGATCATGAGGCCGACCAGAAGAAGCAGCCAGTCGGTGGCCGCACCGAAGTTGAGGAAAGCCACGACGCCGGCGATGACGAACAGCACGCCGAGCACGATGTAGCCGATCCGCGACCAGCCGCCACGCTCACGCGAGAACGCACCGAGGCCGATGTAGACCAGTCCGGCGATGATGGCGTAGATGGCGAGCAGGAAGGTGACGACGCCGAACGCCTTCTGCGGCCAGATGAGGATGAGCAGACCGAAGATCAGCGCGATCGCGCCGACCACGCCCAGGGCGACCCGGACGGTGTTGGTGAGGGACTTCTCCGCGCTGCCGGTGGACATGACCGAACCCTTTCTGAGCGTTACCTGAGAGACTGCGCTCTCACTGTAGACCCGAGAGGGGCTCAGGGGAACGCCGACAGGCCGTCGGGTACGGGGCTCGCGGTGGTGCTCAGGCCAGGCCGGTCGCGGCCAGATAGCGCGCCTTGTGGCCGGTGCGGATGCCGGTGACGCTCGGCTTGTTCTCGTAGACGCCGGCTCCCCAGTTGCCCTCGACCAGCACCGGACCGGTGGGGGTCACCACGATGTCCCATCCCACGTACTGCACCTGAGGGACGACGCGAGCGACACGGTCGACGAACGCGACCACCTCGGCCATCATCGGCAGCGAGAAATCCGCGATCCGGAATCCGGATTCGGGATGGGTGATGTGCACGTGACCGTGGGAGTCGTAGCCGGGACCGACGGCGCGACCGTCGTCGTCGAGCATCGTGTAGAAGCCGCCGAACGACATCTGGTCGCTGACGGCGCCGCGGCCGAACTTCTGCGCCACGGCCAGGATGTGGGTGCGCTCTCCGTCGAAGAACGCCGTCACACGCGTGGTGTTGACCGTCCCCGGGCAGACCGCGGCGAGGTCGGGATGCTGCACGATGACCTCCTCGATGAGGAGCTCGCCCCGGTCGCGAAGACCGCGGTGGAACGTCGTCCAATCGTCGATGTCTGCGGCGTGGTAGCGGTGCACGCCGGTCCCGGCCTGCCCGATCGGCTCCTTGGTCACGATGGTGCCGTGACGCTCGGTGAAGGCCTGGACCTCGTCGGCGTTGTCGGACTCCACGACCATCCACTCACGGTGCAGGTGCTCGGAGAAGGCGCGATCGAACTCGATCTTGTCCTGGAACAGGTGGCGATGGTCGGGATGGTCGAAGCGCTGCGACAGCTGATTGGAGAATGGGTGCGTCATGAACGTCGCCCGCTCACGACGGGTCAGGATCGCGAAGTCGTAGTCGATGTAGTCCTGGAAGCCCACCTGGCGGAACCCTGCGGAGTAGAGCATGTCCACGACGACCGCGGGCGTCCACTTGCCGTGCTGTGCGGCGGTCTCCTTCGCACGCTCCCACACCGAGCCCACGTTGACCCTGCGCGCACGGTAGGCGAGGTAGCGAAGGCGGGACGAGAGGCCGAGACCGGTCGATGGCATGGGGACTTCCGAGTCGGGGACGACGGACCCGGATAGTCTAGAGGGGTGATGTCGGTGGATCCTCTGCGTCCGTCTGCCGAGTCCTCCCGGGGTGCCGCCGCTCCCGTCGCGGCGCCGCTGGATCCTCGACCCGTCGCCCTCATCCGGCTCGCCGCTCTCGCGCAGAATCTCCGTGACGCCCGTGAAGCGGGTTTCGCCGTCGTCGATCGCGACGTCCTGAGTGCCGACGCCTGGGGTCACGGAGCCGGCATCGTCGAGCGTGCGGTGTCTTCGGCGGGCATGGCGTGGGCGGACAGCGGGAGAGCCGGGGCGCTCGGGGGCGCCCGGCTGTTCGGCCTTCCGGGGTCGTCCGGACGGCCTGTCATGACGCTCACGGGCCGGGTGATCATGACGAAGCTGCTGCGCCGTGGGGAGGGCGTGTCCTACGGATACACCTTCCGGGCCCCCTCCGACACGACGATCGCCCTGGTGCGCGGCGGTTACGGGCAGGGCATCGTGCGCCGACTGGGCAACCGGGTGGCCGTCCGCGTCGAGGGGCGCGACGCGCCCGTCGTCGGCCGGGTGGCGATGGATGTCTGCGTGGTCGATCTCGGGCCGCGGGGAACCGTCTCGCCGGGAGCTCCGGCGGTGTTCTTCGGCGATCCCGATCAGGGAGAGCCGGCGCTGGGGTCGTGGACGGCCGCGACGGGACTGAGCGCCGACGAGATCGTCGCGATCGTCGGTGTCGCGGCTCGTCGGGAGACGTCGTGAGCGGGTCGGTGCTCGAGGTCGACCTCGACCTCCTCGCGCGGAACCTCGCCCGCGTCCGAGCGGCCATCGCGCCCGCCGAGCTCATGCTGGTGGTCAAGAACGACGCGTACGGGCACGGCGTGGAGGCCGTTGTCGCGCGTGCGCGGCGCGAGGGCGTCCGCTGGTTCGGGGGCTTCGATGTGGCCACGGGCGCGCGGGTGCGAGAGGTCGCGGGAGAGGGCGCGCGCATCTTCGTGTGGATCGCCGATACGCCCGAACAGGTCTCCGCGGCCATCGAACTGGATCTCGACATCGGGGTGGGTGATCGCCGACTCCTCGATGACGTCGCCGCGCGGCGTGGGGGACCGCGCGCCGCGCGGGTGCATCTGAAGATCGACACGGGGCTGCGCCGCAACGGCGTCCGGCCCGAGGAGTGGCCCGAGTTCGTCGAGCTCGCCGCGGCGGCCGAACGGGCGGGGAGCCTCGTCGTCGAGGGGATCTGGAGCCACATCGCCGAAGCATCCGATGAGGACGACGACATCGCCCGCGCCCGGTTCGGACAGGCCGTGCGGACGGCGGAGACGGCAGGGCTTCGGCCGCGCTGGCGCCACCTCGCTGCAAGCGCCGCGGCATTCGCCCGACCGGAGTTCCGCTACGACATCGCCCGGGTCGGGGCGTTCTGCTTCGGCATCCGTCCCGCCGGCGGGCCCGGCGAAGCCGAGCTGGGGGTGCGGCCCATCGCCCGCTGGGAGGCACCCGTCCTCGAGGTGGCAGGCGACGTGGTGCGCATCGGTGTAGGTGCGCGCGACGGGCTGTTCAGCTCACTGGCGTCGCACGCTCGGATCGCAACGCCCGGAGGAGCGCGCAGACTCCTCGCCGTCGCCGGGGCGACGTCGGACGTCGCGGCGTGGCCCGGAGCCGGGGTAGGCGATCGCGTCATCGTCTACGGCGATGCCGCCCGCGACGAAGAAACCGCGACCTCGCTCGCCGAAATGATCGGATCGATCGGCGAAGAGGTCGCGGTCCGTGTCTCGCCGCTGGTGCCCCGGCGCTACCGGGGCCTGCGATGATGGTCAGTCTTCGCTGCTGAGGCGCGCGGTCTCGTCGTGCCACGACGTGGCGACGGCACGCAGCTTCTCTTCGTACTTGCGGCCGTGGTGAGCGCAGAACAGCAGCTCGCTGCCGTTGACCTCGGCTGCGATGTAGGCCTGAGCTCCGCAGGAATCGCAGCGGTCCACCGCGGTCAGGCGGTATTCGAGGACGGCCGTCTCAGAAGGTGTCGAAAGTGTCATCGCGGTGCCTCCTCGGGAATGTGACTCTCGGCGTGGTCTCCACATACAACCACGGCATTGTTACGGTCATGCCGCGATCCGATGACCGTTCGCTGAGCGCGTACGGCGGCGCCCGTCGGTCGTGTCTGTGCAAGGCGGGGTCGGGACCCCCGGTTAGCCTTGGAGATTGTGACCGCCGCTGAGTATTCCGCCCACCACCTCCAGGTGCTCGAAGGACTCGAGGCCGTCCGCAAACGTCCGGGCATGTACATAGGCTCGACCGATGCCCGGGGGCTGATGCACTGCCTCTGGGAGATCATCGACAATGCCGTCGACGAAGCGCTCGGCGGTCATGGAGATCACATCGACGTCGTGCTCCACAGTGACGGCAGCGTCGAGGTCC is part of the Microbacterium sp. ET2 genome and harbors:
- the lnt gene encoding apolipoprotein N-acyltransferase translates to MSALSAARGMPRPLLPLWAAALTAAVAGPTLDLAFPDVGWWPFAFVGVAFALVSLIGRSIGGAVLVGFVFGASFHLIHILWITRYLGPIPWLALSGLQAILMGLGAVPIALAYRWLPRAMPARAAQLTALPLLVGGLWTARELFMGSWPYTGFPWARIGMSQSESPLADIASWTGVAGLTFLMVVATAAIIEWLRAGRLRDLRTALPTVAAVVLLVAVPAFPTTPSGDLRVGAVQGNGPSAYFDERAQYAILNAQLEATAPLAGEDLDLLVWPEGGIDYDPLQDGTTAATLDALAEQFGAPLLINAATDRGELTFNTSMLWEAGADNPVAFHDKRNPVPMGEYVPDRWFFERIVPDLVGLIQREYTPGDNPPFVDVDGVGVGLAICFDVIYDAVMWEGAREGAELYVFQTNNADFRDTDENLQQLAFARMRAIETGRSVVNLSTVGTSQVIAPDGTTLDSLPAGTAGQMLADVPLRTGLTPAVLIGPAVQVLLGWGSLLAVAVIGIALRVRGRTKTPASEETGVDRDVRA
- a CDS encoding RNA polymerase-binding protein RbpA — its product is MADRSLRGIRLGAQSLQSEEGVVFHERVQHIYSCTSCGRDTTLTFAADAEVPQAWECRTCGSEALLRIGEGTATVDHSDEKAPRTHWDMLLERRTIPELEELLEERLAFVRARRGAADDTSKGKLSA
- a CDS encoding glycerophosphodiester phosphodiesterase family protein; the protein is MLAHRGLVPEGSTDLVENSFAAVAAAHAAGATYVESDCHVTLDGEVVLFHDDDLQRIAGDPRAIAAVTLAELSELMAGLGGLLTLDQALESFPTVRFNLDVKAPAAAEAVGRAVAPYADRVLLTSFSDERRRAALAAAADAGAPIRPATSAGTQTITRLLLASGFRVRRAVSRLLSDVDALQVPERRGRVPIVTPRLIENAHRHGVEVHVWTVNDPSDMERLLLAGVDGLVTDRADVALPLAARHAS
- a CDS encoding SPFH domain-containing protein; its protein translation is MIDPGAFIGQIFVIVLLVVLAIFVVVVLFRSIRIIPQAYAGIVERLGRYQRTLSPGLNILVPFVDRLRPLVDMREQVVSFPPQPVITEDNLVVSIDTVVYFQVNDARAATYEIANYLSAVEQLTTTTLRNVVGGLNLEEALTSRDNINGQLRVVLDEATGKWGLRVSRVELKAIDPPTSIQDSMEKQMRAERDRRAAILTAEGTKQSQILEAEGRRQAEILRAEGDKQAAVLRAQGEAEAIEMVFGAIHAGEPDDKLLAYQYLQTLPKISESPSNKLWIIPSELTEALKGIGNALGGRDEGGPTTTPGSARRPATAARRAEYSAASDAAVAAAREAASDADAIANEARSTTPGAVRGDGTAPRPAPSPTPTEGEGDPA
- a CDS encoding NfeD family protein → MLPDLTQYLWIVWLVLAGVFIIIELLTLEFTFLMIGAGSLIGGLGVNLLGGPWWLQIAAAAAISALLLFTIRPLLLKLLHRGEPARTNVDALYGMGGRVVAAFVDGEGGSVRLDNGETWTARLAAGAVNAGVGVRVTVDRVLGATVEVSPAAPATPASTEGSTP
- a CDS encoding SDR family oxidoreductase, encoding MSQTLAPGSLAGKTALVTGSSRGIGADTARYLAEAGADVVINYRNKAPRAEKLAAQLRDLGVRVLVVGADLTDPASVQAMFAEVEREFGRLDVLVLNASGGMEAGMAEDYALRLNRDAQVSVLETAMPLLGAGARVVFVTSHQAHFIRTTPTMPEYEPVALSKRAGEDALRERIPLLTERGVEFVVVSGDMIEGTITATLLERANPGAIASRRESAGRLYNVSEFAAEVARAAVDPIPDDNTRLVGDTGSFAGE
- a CDS encoding prolyl oligopeptidase family serine peptidase, translated to MGPTDIQKLLGVGRPALSSRGEFAVFSVSRPDLPANRMVGQLWRIDLPDGAPRRLTRGVLDTAPALSPDDTRVAFLRPDARGRSQVFVIAAPGGEPVQATDAPLGVGEVVWTQDGRSLVYTARMPEVGRYGTVEGLGATAEAPRRITGVRWNANGLGYLADRPAQIFVIAAPEVDSEPFYEPAPAVRDDDEAPRRTVIGATPRALTEGQLSWSTLAVAGEEVLAVPDLIEADRRDLRTPIVAHHLDGSGRREALGTGANLSVTGLAVADDGAVAALASDVGTSGTDFVAPGTALYVIGEGEARVLTDPETIDLGEVGSHVTPIGDDFLVQDRRRGRVRLLRVARDGSAATVIGGDREVLGHAASGSTVVAAVATPDSFGEMVLAGAGEPRMLTAFGAAAAATGIVEPRELTVRGRDGYPVHGWVARPAGDGPFPVILQIHGGPYASYGIHLFDETQVLVDAGYAVVYCNPRGSAGYGRAHGRAIRQAMGTLDHHDVIDFLDGALESDTTLDPRRLGIMGGSYGGYLTAWIIAHDHRFRGAIVERGFLEPTSFQGTSDIGSFFGDEYVGVDPERIAAQSPMAVVGQVRTPTLVMHAEADHRCPLEQATRYYSALTRAGVPSEMLIFPGENHELTRSGQPRHRVERFVAVTQWWARHLPID
- a CDS encoding HdeD family acid-resistance protein codes for the protein MSTGSAEKSLTNTVRVALGVVGAIALIFGLLILIWPQKAFGVVTFLLAIYAIIAGLVYIGLGAFSRERGGWSRIGYIVLGVLFVIAGVVAFLNFGAATDWLLLLVGLMIGITWVVEGIVSLSTLSDTSSKGWTIFFAIISIVAGVVVMFAPIWGALIVWLFFGISLVILGIIQIVRALRFGRA
- a CDS encoding sugar-transfer associated ATP-grasp domain-containing protein, encoding MPSTGLGLSSRLRYLAYRARRVNVGSVWERAKETAAQHGKWTPAVVVDMLYSAGFRQVGFQDYIDYDFAILTRRERATFMTHPFSNQLSQRFDHPDHRHLFQDKIEFDRAFSEHLHREWMVVESDNADEVQAFTERHGTIVTKEPIGQAGTGVHRYHAADIDDWTTFHRGLRDRGELLIEEVIVQHPDLAAVCPGTVNTTRVTAFFDGERTHILAVAQKFGRGAVSDQMSFGGFYTMLDDDGRAVGPGYDSHGHVHITHPESGFRIADFSLPMMAEVVAFVDRVARVVPQVQYVGWDIVVTPTGPVLVEGNWGAGVYENKPSVTGIRTGHKARYLAATGLA
- a CDS encoding alanine racemase C-terminal domain-containing protein; this translates as MSVDPLRPSAESSRGAAAPVAAPLDPRPVALIRLAALAQNLRDAREAGFAVVDRDVLSADAWGHGAGIVERAVSSAGMAWADSGRAGALGGARLFGLPGSSGRPVMTLTGRVIMTKLLRRGEGVSYGYTFRAPSDTTIALVRGGYGQGIVRRLGNRVAVRVEGRDAPVVGRVAMDVCVVDLGPRGTVSPGAPAVFFGDPDQGEPALGSWTAATGLSADEIVAIVGVAARRETS